One stretch of Actinomycetota bacterium DNA includes these proteins:
- a CDS encoding DUF881 domain-containing protein yields the protein MKRNWHISLVLVYLVLGLLLATSFNTQQKYQQALNTPRKEDLIGKIRQLETDRDALKKQIETDRAQIQNYEKVAAKNEGMLTAYTSELEQTRKATGLVPAIGRGVIITLADSPQYPKDGDPNNYVIHDYDLRTVVNSLWSGGALAVSVNGQRLTSLSSIRCAGGTVLVNSTRLVSPFKIRAVGDSEKLVSALNADEKSRQLLNEVANYYGLVKKIEQRDDVVIPAYKGGLLIENAKVVEGGD from the coding sequence TTGAAACGTAATTGGCATATATCGTTGGTCTTAGTCTATCTGGTTCTTGGCCTATTATTAGCGACGTCTTTTAACACACAGCAGAAGTATCAGCAGGCCCTCAACACGCCGCGCAAAGAAGACCTGATAGGAAAAATCCGGCAGCTCGAGACCGACCGAGACGCGCTCAAGAAACAGATTGAGACCGACCGGGCGCAAATCCAGAATTACGAGAAAGTCGCGGCGAAGAACGAGGGAATGCTGACGGCTTATACGAGCGAACTCGAGCAGACGCGGAAGGCCACGGGTCTGGTGCCGGCCATCGGTCGCGGCGTCATTATAACCCTTGCGGACAGCCCCCAGTATCCGAAGGACGGGGACCCGAACAATTATGTCATCCACGACTACGACCTGCGCACAGTTGTCAACAGTCTATGGTCGGGCGGGGCGCTAGCAGTCTCCGTCAACGGGCAGAGGCTGACGTCGCTATCGTCTATTCGTTGCGCCGGCGGCACGGTCTTGGTCAATTCGACGCGGCTGGTCTCTCCATTCAAGATTCGGGCGGTAGGCGATTCCGAAAAGCTTGTAAGCGCCCTGAATGCGGATGAGAAATCGCGGCAACTCCTAAATGAAGTCGCCAATTACTATGGCTTGGTAAAAAAGATAGAACAAAGAGACGATGTAGTTATCCCTGCGTACAAAGGTGGTTTATTGATTGAAAATGCAAAGGTCGTTGAAGGAGGAGACTAG